In Marinibacterium anthonyi, a genomic segment contains:
- a CDS encoding TRAP transporter solute receptor, TAXI family, with translation MRFTAIAMAAGLAVSATAGHGQSLNLTLSGGNPGGLWSLLGAGIDRAAQVADTSAVVTYQATGGGFANIGLLGAGRTDLGLVHDAEAQLALGGEEPFRGPITNMRAIGYMYNWAPMHFFLDRSMAEQYGIDSLDDIAGSGAPIRIGINRSGNITSNIALMMFERVGVTDESLAEAGGQFVRAGANEQGELLQDGRLDMITNGIFINHSSFRAVDTNADVVLLSVPQEVIDATNERFGTGQMVIPAGSYSNQQADVNTVTLGALLAATDAMSDDDAYALTNALITNIDEVRAVHSAMQSLTPELLATPSVLEFHPGAARAYSEAGLSQ, from the coding sequence ACCTCACTCTTTCAGGCGGGAACCCGGGCGGCCTTTGGTCGCTGCTGGGCGCCGGCATCGACCGCGCCGCGCAGGTGGCGGACACCTCGGCCGTGGTGACCTATCAGGCTACGGGCGGCGGGTTCGCCAACATCGGCCTGCTGGGCGCCGGGCGCACGGATCTGGGCCTGGTGCACGACGCCGAGGCGCAGCTCGCGCTGGGAGGCGAAGAGCCCTTCCGCGGGCCGATCACGAACATGCGGGCCATCGGCTACATGTACAACTGGGCGCCGATGCACTTCTTCCTCGACCGCTCGATGGCCGAGCAATACGGCATCGACAGCCTGGACGACATCGCCGGCAGCGGCGCGCCGATCCGCATCGGCATCAACCGCTCGGGGAACATCACCTCGAACATCGCGCTGATGATGTTCGAGCGGGTGGGGGTGACCGACGAATCCCTGGCCGAAGCTGGCGGCCAGTTCGTGCGCGCCGGCGCCAATGAGCAGGGCGAGCTGCTGCAGGACGGACGGCTCGACATGATTACCAACGGCATCTTCATCAACCACTCGTCGTTTCGCGCGGTGGACACGAATGCTGACGTTGTGCTGCTGTCGGTCCCGCAGGAGGTCATCGACGCCACCAACGAGCGCTTCGGCACCGGCCAGATGGTCATTCCCGCTGGCAGCTATTCGAACCAGCAGGCGGACGTGAACACCGTGACGCTGGGGGCGCTGCTGGCCGCGACCGACGCGATGAGCGACGACGACGCCTATGCCTTGACCAACGCCCTAATCACCAACATCGACGAGGTGCGCGCGGTTCACAGCGCGATGCAATCCCTGACGCCCGAGTTGCTCGCCACGCCCAGCGTGCTCGAGTTCCACCCCGGCGCCGCCCGTGCCTACAGTGAGGCAGGGCTGTCGCAATGA
- the siaT_31 gene encoding Neu5Ac permease, giving the protein MIGTLVSTGRRRDLAAGQQRAIVVVAAIFSAWVIYANLFTISDPLVLGILFVSGIYAIMFAAIGATPNAPDRIPFYDIALSLLSLAAGIFFFVNATAIADRISLLDPFTPAQLFFGISLLLLTLEATRRTTGMGLTIVVVAFLAYNWFGYLLPPPFGHGVDDFTYLLDILVFTTDGVFGVPIQVVASYVFLFVMFGTFLSKAGGGEFFFNLAALLTGRTRGGPAKIAVISSGLYGTMSGSPTSDVVATGSITIPVMKRLGYSARFAGAVEVAASTGGSAMPPVMGSAAFILAEYTGVDYKAVVVAAVVPALLYYLGVFSQVHLRAVREDLRPSEDEMPTVAQTFRTGWVFLLPIIGIVVALLSGYSPTFTAGIGVMGVIIASTLLKATRLSPWQVIEGLGETTLRILPVAGACAAAGLVIGGLSMTGLGMKAANLILVISNSQPILTLVIAAVVTIILGLGMPTPSAYILAAVLVGPALAQLGYPVLQSHMFLLYFAVLSALTPPIAVAALSAAAIAHEDPFKIAFTSVKLASIGFMLPFAFVWNPALMLLADPLSNTLAVVGGVIATLSVATAVEAFASKPVSPAERVLLLGSAVAAVAPFQLLAVAGIALGAAMLARHLVAGRRASVQQNAAG; this is encoded by the coding sequence ATGATCGGGACACTCGTCTCCACTGGCCGCAGGAGGGATCTTGCGGCCGGCCAGCAACGGGCCATCGTCGTGGTGGCCGCGATCTTCTCGGCCTGGGTGATCTACGCCAACCTCTTCACCATCTCGGATCCGCTAGTTCTGGGCATCCTCTTCGTTTCGGGGATCTACGCGATCATGTTCGCGGCGATCGGTGCCACGCCGAACGCTCCCGACCGCATCCCGTTCTATGATATCGCCCTGTCGCTGCTCAGCCTGGCAGCGGGCATCTTCTTCTTCGTGAACGCCACCGCCATTGCGGACCGCATCAGCCTGCTGGATCCGTTCACGCCCGCGCAGCTCTTCTTCGGCATCTCGCTACTGCTCCTGACCCTCGAAGCGACGCGCCGGACCACGGGCATGGGACTTACCATCGTGGTCGTGGCCTTCCTGGCGTACAACTGGTTCGGCTACCTGCTGCCGCCGCCCTTCGGGCATGGCGTCGACGATTTCACCTACCTGCTCGATATCTTGGTCTTCACCACGGATGGCGTGTTCGGGGTGCCGATCCAGGTGGTCGCCAGCTACGTCTTCCTGTTCGTGATGTTCGGCACTTTTCTGTCGAAAGCGGGTGGGGGCGAGTTCTTCTTCAACCTCGCGGCGCTTCTGACCGGGCGCACCCGCGGCGGTCCGGCGAAGATCGCGGTGATTTCCTCAGGGCTCTACGGCACGATGTCGGGCAGCCCGACCTCGGACGTGGTGGCGACGGGCTCGATCACCATCCCGGTGATGAAGCGACTGGGCTACAGCGCGCGCTTCGCCGGCGCGGTCGAGGTCGCGGCCTCGACGGGGGGCAGCGCGATGCCTCCGGTGATGGGGTCGGCCGCTTTCATTCTCGCCGAATATACCGGCGTGGATTACAAGGCGGTGGTCGTCGCCGCCGTGGTGCCCGCACTGCTCTACTACCTCGGCGTCTTTAGTCAGGTCCACCTGCGCGCCGTGCGCGAAGACCTGCGCCCGTCCGAGGACGAGATGCCGACCGTAGCGCAGACGTTCCGCACGGGCTGGGTCTTCCTGCTGCCGATCATCGGCATCGTGGTGGCGCTGCTCTCGGGCTATTCTCCGACCTTCACCGCCGGGATCGGCGTGATGGGTGTCATCATCGCCTCGACGCTGCTGAAGGCGACGCGCCTGTCGCCGTGGCAGGTGATCGAGGGCTTGGGCGAGACCACGCTGCGCATCCTGCCGGTGGCTGGCGCCTGTGCCGCCGCGGGTCTGGTGATCGGGGGCCTGTCGATGACGGGGCTGGGTATGAAGGCCGCGAACCTGATCCTGGTGATTAGCAACTCGCAGCCGATCCTGACGCTGGTTATCGCCGCTGTCGTGACGATCATCCTGGGTCTCGGCATGCCGACCCCGAGCGCCTACATCCTGGCTGCCGTGCTGGTCGGTCCGGCGCTGGCGCAACTGGGCTATCCGGTGCTGCAGAGCCACATGTTCCTGCTGTACTTTGCCGTTCTCTCGGCGCTGACCCCGCCGATTGCGGTGGCGGCCCTGTCGGCGGCGGCGATTGCGCATGAAGACCCGTTCAAGATCGCCTTCACCTCGGTGAAACTGGCCTCGATCGGCTTCATGCTGCCCTTCGCCTTCGTCTGGAACCCGGCACTGATGCTGCTGGCCGACCCGCTGTCGAATACTTTGGCCGTGGTTGGGGGCGTGATTGCCACGCTGTCCGTGGCCACCGCGGTCGAGGCCTTCGCCAGCAAGCCGGTATCGCCGGCGGAGCGGGTACTTCTGCTAGGCAGTGCGGTTGCGGCGGTCGCGCCCTTCCAGCTGCTCGCGGTCGCGGGCATCGCGCTCGGGGCAGCCATGTTGGCACGGCACCTGGTGGCGGGGCGCCGGGCCAGCGTGCAACAGAACGCCGCCGGCTGA
- the dctP_8 gene encoding C4-dicarboxylate-binding periplasmic protein precursor — MTSSTTFTNKLRALAGASALSAATLGLTGAAEARDFRLLSGWDSSYVAVDVLTSFIETLDEAVTEGFGVNVMGPETVPPFEQFDPVSRGLFDLLFTNGAYHFNQTSVGMALDGLSGDTEALREAGIWDAVDADYQEQGLKLIAVLYDLNGYHIMLNEPVGENGLEGRRVRGTPIYHPAINVLGGSPVVLPGGEIYPALERGVIDGAAWPTIGALSYRWFEVADYMMRPTFGQVGHLVLMNLDTWNDLSEETRAEIETAAREFEIEANGLFDTLVAEESAALEAEGMSVTELSEELAGTLSSAWFSGVMDLAATQSGEAIEEIRRLATEADLDG, encoded by the coding sequence ATGACTTCATCCACCACATTCACCAACAAACTGCGTGCCCTTGCGGGCGCTTCGGCGCTGTCGGCCGCGACGCTGGGCCTGACTGGTGCCGCCGAGGCACGCGACTTCCGCCTGCTGTCGGGCTGGGATTCCAGCTATGTTGCGGTCGACGTGCTGACGTCGTTCATCGAGACGCTCGACGAAGCCGTGACCGAGGGCTTCGGCGTCAACGTCATGGGCCCCGAGACCGTGCCCCCGTTCGAGCAGTTCGACCCGGTGTCGCGCGGCCTGTTCGACCTGCTGTTCACCAATGGTGCCTATCACTTCAACCAGACTTCGGTGGGAATGGCGCTGGACGGCCTGTCGGGCGATACCGAGGCCTTGCGCGAAGCCGGAATTTGGGACGCGGTGGATGCCGATTACCAGGAGCAGGGGTTGAAGCTGATCGCTGTGCTTTACGACCTGAATGGCTACCACATCATGCTGAACGAGCCGGTCGGCGAGAACGGCCTCGAAGGACGTCGCGTGCGCGGCACGCCGATCTACCACCCGGCGATCAACGTGCTGGGTGGCTCGCCCGTGGTGCTGCCGGGCGGCGAGATCTACCCGGCGCTGGAACGCGGTGTGATCGACGGTGCGGCCTGGCCGACCATCGGCGCTCTGTCCTACCGCTGGTTCGAGGTCGCCGACTACATGATGCGCCCGACCTTCGGCCAGGTCGGCCATCTGGTGTTGATGAACCTTGACACCTGGAACGACCTGTCCGAGGAAACCCGGGCCGAGATCGAGACCGCCGCGCGCGAGTTCGAGATCGAGGCCAATGGCCTGTTCGACACGCTAGTCGCCGAAGAGAGCGCCGCCCTGGAAGCAGAGGGCATGAGCGTGACCGAGCTGTCCGAGGAACTGGCGGGCACGCTCAGCTCGGCCTGGTTCTCGGGCGTGATGGACCTCGCGGCCACGCAATCGGGCGAGGCGATCGAGGAAATTCGCCGTCTGGCAACCGAAGCCGATCTCGACGGCTGA
- a CDS encoding TRAP-type C4-dicarboxylate transport system, small permease component, with protein sequence MRPILTLQDVLTRLMFFIGVGALAAIVLIYAFEVVSRYAFGAPTLWASDFVSFLLLITVFSTAPWLTREGGHVAVTILPDLVGRLRQVILRAGFLVAAATCLWAAWLCIGEVQHLASRGTATLTTVRIPKWILVAFITYGVANSGLYFLRLAFGQALSETDSQPEVTHG encoded by the coding sequence ATGCGACCGATCCTGACGCTTCAGGACGTGCTGACCCGGCTGATGTTCTTCATCGGCGTCGGTGCGCTGGCAGCCATCGTGCTCATCTACGCCTTCGAGGTCGTCTCGCGCTATGCCTTCGGCGCGCCGACCCTCTGGGCGAGCGATTTCGTTTCCTTCCTGCTGCTGATCACGGTGTTCAGCACCGCGCCCTGGCTGACCCGCGAAGGCGGGCACGTGGCCGTGACTATCCTGCCCGACCTGGTCGGCCGGCTGCGCCAGGTGATCCTGCGCGCGGGCTTCCTGGTGGCGGCGGCGACCTGTCTCTGGGCTGCCTGGCTTTGCATCGGCGAGGTGCAGCACCTGGCCTCGCGCGGGACGGCGACCCTGACCACCGTGCGCATTCCGAAATGGATCCTGGTGGCCTTCATCACCTATGGCGTGGCCAATTCCGGCCTGTATTTTCTGCGCCTCGCCTTCGGCCAGGCGCTTTCCGAGACCGACTCCCAACCCGAGGTGACCCATGGTTGA
- the siaT_32 gene encoding Neu5Ac permease, with product MVEGIAAVATGVGLLLGFMAVGLPVFAAFLLVNLLAVAVIMGPMGYGMFVNSLYETTTTQSLVTIPLFILMGEILFRSNSVEVLFRSIDTLVGRVKGRQYVLSILLATVFSTLSGAAMGVAAMLGRSLLPGMIARGYDARLSAGTILAGASLAPLIPPSVLVIIIGTLAGVSIAGLLIAGIIPGLMFAGIFLGYCFIRVWLNPSLAPDEPDDGTRATLADKGWALLRVVPFSIIILMVMGLILAGIATPTEAGAMGVIGSLITAAIYRNLSLKMIGESLVSSAKVAAMILFIMASSKLFSQLLAFTGGASAMTEWVVGLEQSRWVMLILLMLLPFVLCMFIDQIALMLIVIPIYLPIIEELQFDPIWFWLLFLVNITVGGMTPPFGYTLFALKSAWEDASLGKVFSSAWPFVLLYLLGMIVLALVPGLTTLLPSML from the coding sequence ATGGTTGAAGGTATCGCCGCCGTCGCGACCGGCGTGGGGCTGCTTCTGGGCTTCATGGCCGTAGGCCTGCCCGTCTTCGCGGCCTTCCTGCTGGTCAACCTGCTGGCCGTCGCGGTCATCATGGGACCGATGGGCTACGGCATGTTCGTCAACTCGCTCTACGAGACGACGACCACGCAATCGCTGGTCACCATCCCGCTGTTCATCCTGATGGGCGAGATCCTGTTCCGCTCGAACTCGGTCGAGGTGCTGTTCCGGTCCATCGACACGCTGGTCGGTCGGGTGAAGGGGCGCCAGTACGTGCTGTCGATCCTGCTGGCCACGGTGTTCAGCACCCTGTCGGGTGCTGCGATGGGCGTGGCGGCCATGCTGGGCCGCTCGCTGCTGCCGGGTATGATCGCGCGCGGGTACGACGCGCGGCTGTCGGCGGGCACCATCCTGGCCGGCGCCAGCCTGGCGCCGCTGATCCCGCCTAGCGTCCTGGTCATCATCATTGGCACGCTGGCCGGCGTGTCGATCGCCGGGCTGCTGATCGCGGGGATCATCCCGGGGCTGATGTTCGCGGGCATCTTCCTGGGCTATTGCTTCATCCGGGTCTGGCTCAACCCCTCGCTGGCGCCCGACGAGCCCGACGACGGCACCCGTGCAACGCTGGCCGACAAGGGCTGGGCGCTGCTGCGGGTGGTGCCGTTCTCGATCATCATCCTGATGGTGATGGGTCTGATCCTGGCCGGGATCGCCACGCCGACCGAGGCGGGCGCGATGGGGGTCATCGGCTCGCTCATCACCGCCGCGATCTATCGCAACCTGTCCCTGAAGATGATCGGCGAGTCGCTGGTCTCCTCGGCCAAGGTGGCGGCGATGATCCTGTTCATCATGGCCAGCTCGAAGCTGTTCAGCCAGCTGCTGGCCTTTACCGGCGGCGCCTCGGCGATGACCGAATGGGTCGTGGGGCTGGAACAGTCACGCTGGGTGATGCTGATCCTGCTGATGCTGCTGCCCTTCGTGCTGTGCATGTTCATCGACCAGATCGCGCTGATGCTGATCGTCATCCCGATCTACCTGCCGATCATCGAGGAGCTGCAATTCGATCCGATCTGGTTCTGGCTGCTGTTCTTGGTGAACATCACCGTGGGGGGCATGACCCCGCCCTTCGGCTACACGCTGTTCGCGCTGAAAAGCGCGTGGGAGGATGCCAGCCTCGGCAAGGTCTTCTCCTCGGCCTGGCCCTTCGTGCTGCTGTACCTGCTGGGCATGATCGTGCTGGCGCTGGTTCCCGGGCTGACGACGCTGCTGCCGTCGATGCTGTGA
- the phdK gene encoding 2-formylbenzoate dehydrogenase, whose protein sequence is MLEPILPDNLGLYYGNAWHAPQSGRTDPTFDPATGKVLAQVATAGEADVDAAVASARAGFREWRDVAPLERARVLKEIAAIIRKHGDELALLDSANCGNPYTEMRGDAGVAAAQMEFFAGLVTEMKGDTIPMGPERINMTLREPLGVVARILAFNHPLMFCGGKMGAPLAAGNAVIIKPPVQAPLSALRLAELIDGLLPKGVFTVLPGGTEAGAALASHKGIDKVTLIGSVGAGRAVMRAASDTLKPVLLELGGKNALIAYPDSDPDKVANAIVAGMNFSWCGQSCGSTSRAFLHDDLHDAVVERLEADVSRFKPGMPTDPATTMGALVGREHFDRVMGYIASGKAEGARVVTGGNAVTEGAMADGCFVEPTIFADVTPDMRVAREEIFGPVLVLRRWSEEGAMMDEVNGLDVGLTCSIWSKDLATAHRAAARAEAGFVWINEVGRHFLGAPFGGYKQSGLGREEGIGELISFTQEKNIHINLGGQ, encoded by the coding sequence ATGCTCGAACCGATCCTGCCCGACAACCTGGGCCTCTACTACGGCAATGCTTGGCACGCGCCGCAATCCGGGCGCACCGATCCGACCTTCGACCCGGCAACCGGCAAGGTGCTGGCCCAGGTGGCCACGGCGGGCGAGGCGGATGTCGACGCGGCCGTGGCAAGCGCCCGCGCGGGGTTCCGCGAATGGCGCGACGTGGCGCCCCTGGAGCGCGCGCGCGTGCTCAAGGAGATCGCCGCCATCATCCGCAAGCACGGCGACGAGCTGGCGCTGCTGGATTCCGCCAATTGCGGCAACCCCTATACCGAAATGCGCGGCGACGCGGGCGTCGCCGCGGCGCAGATGGAATTCTTTGCCGGCCTCGTCACCGAGATGAAGGGCGACACCATCCCGATGGGCCCCGAGCGCATCAACATGACCCTGCGCGAGCCGTTGGGCGTGGTGGCGCGGATCCTGGCGTTCAACCACCCGCTGATGTTCTGCGGCGGCAAGATGGGCGCACCGCTGGCTGCGGGCAACGCGGTCATCATCAAGCCTCCGGTGCAGGCGCCGCTCTCGGCGCTGAGGCTGGCCGAGCTGATCGACGGCCTGCTGCCCAAGGGTGTCTTCACCGTGCTCCCCGGCGGGACGGAGGCGGGCGCGGCGCTGGCCTCGCACAAGGGTATCGACAAGGTCACGCTGATCGGTTCGGTGGGGGCCGGGCGCGCGGTGATGCGCGCGGCCAGCGACACGCTGAAGCCGGTGCTGCTGGAACTGGGCGGCAAGAACGCCCTGATCGCCTATCCGGACAGCGACCCCGACAAGGTGGCCAACGCCATCGTCGCGGGCATGAACTTCAGCTGGTGCGGGCAGAGCTGCGGCTCGACCAGCCGCGCCTTCCTGCATGACGACCTGCACGACGCGGTCGTCGAGCGGCTGGAGGCGGATGTGTCGCGCTTCAAGCCGGGCATGCCGACCGATCCCGCGACGACGATGGGCGCGCTGGTCGGGCGCGAGCATTTCGACCGGGTGATGGGCTACATCGCCTCGGGCAAGGCAGAGGGCGCGCGCGTCGTCACCGGCGGCAACGCGGTGACCGAGGGCGCGATGGCGGACGGCTGCTTCGTCGAACCGACGATCTTTGCCGATGTCACGCCCGACATGCGCGTCGCCCGGGAAGAGATCTTCGGCCCGGTTCTGGTGCTGCGCCGCTGGTCGGAAGAGGGGGCGATGATGGACGAGGTGAACGGCCTCGACGTGGGCCTGACCTGCTCGATCTGGTCGAAGGACCTGGCCACGGCGCATCGCGCGGCGGCCCGCGCGGAGGCCGGCTTCGTCTGGATCAACGAGGTCGGGCGGCACTTCCTGGGTGCGCCCTTCGGCGGCTACAAGCAGTCGGGCTTGGGGCGCGAGGAGGGGATCGGCGAGCTGATCTCGTTCACGCAGGAGAAGAACATCCACATCAACCTGGGCGGCCAGTAA
- the mmgB_3 gene encoding putative 3-hydroxybutyryl-CoA dehydrogenase, whose product MPDTAPSIPLPPSSGTICVVGAGFMGCVIATLYAHHGHDVALCDMNTELLASFAERARPIAATFADDSAAVDAMLARVRTEPSLAEAVKGAFMVHEAVQEKLETKQALFAELDALCPSEVVLATNTSSLLLSDIGARVNGKERILGLHYITPGHIIRSIEVIHADFTPASLVEWGRAFVESIDHVGVACGERPGFLINKIQFAMLTEIYRLMDEGIASRDDIDAAVRLSIGPRLALWGPLLTEDLIVSKATALAVTDSLYHQTGDENYKGRKALRDLAEAGHMGAITGRGWYEYDAPYAEIVEERDRQLTDLLDWLRERDPVGRLAPR is encoded by the coding sequence ATGCCCGACACCGCCCCCTCCATCCCCCTCCCGCCGTCGTCCGGCACGATCTGCGTCGTCGGCGCGGGCTTCATGGGCTGCGTGATCGCCACGCTCTATGCCCACCACGGCCATGATGTCGCGCTGTGCGACATGAATACCGAGTTGCTGGCCAGCTTTGCCGAGCGCGCGCGCCCGATCGCCGCGACCTTCGCAGACGACTCGGCCGCCGTCGACGCGATGCTGGCACGCGTGCGCACCGAGCCCTCGCTGGCCGAGGCCGTGAAGGGCGCCTTCATGGTGCATGAGGCGGTGCAGGAGAAGCTCGAGACCAAGCAGGCGCTGTTCGCCGAGTTGGACGCGCTCTGCCCGTCGGAGGTGGTTCTGGCCACCAACACCTCGTCGCTGTTGCTGTCGGACATCGGCGCCAGGGTGAACGGCAAGGAGCGGATACTGGGCCTGCACTATATCACGCCCGGGCACATCATCCGCTCGATCGAGGTGATCCACGCCGATTTCACCCCGGCGTCGCTGGTGGAATGGGGCCGGGCCTTCGTCGAATCCATCGATCACGTGGGCGTCGCCTGCGGTGAGCGGCCGGGCTTCCTGATCAACAAGATCCAGTTCGCCATGCTGACCGAGATCTATCGCCTGATGGACGAGGGCATCGCCAGCCGCGACGATATCGACGCGGCCGTGCGGCTGAGCATCGGGCCGCGCCTCGCGCTGTGGGGGCCGCTGCTGACCGAAGATCTGATCGTGTCGAAGGCGACGGCGCTGGCGGTCACGGACTCGCTGTACCACCAGACCGGGGACGAGAACTACAAGGGCCGCAAGGCGCTGCGCGACCTGGCCGAGGCCGGGCACATGGGCGCGATCACCGGACGCGGCTGGTACGAGTACGACGCGCCCTATGCCGAGATCGTCGAGGAGCGCGACCGCCAGCTGACAGACCTCCTGGACTGGCTGCGGGAGCGCGACCCGGTGGGCCGGCTGGCGCCCCGCTGA
- a CDS encoding putative PcaR/PcaU/PobR family transcriptional regulator, with protein sequence MTADKVKSAARVFEILEFFASHRQPARLHELGAALGYPVSSLTALLRTMLDMGYMTLDPATHAYLPAPRLQTLTGWMQVDDYEQTVLFDALCRLREAAGEPVVLAAPADLHVDYVTSLHRQEGRNTHIRAGDRRLMVQNGTGWLMLARAPRPVALQIYRRTVAEGLISPRDYPQAAFEAVLDANRDTDVSILHARDLLDIPTHRTVHWDASMMSTLIPVPPGHARPLGIGIHGPTERISRRADELSELLRRTSAELAARLETV encoded by the coding sequence ATGACCGCAGACAAGGTGAAATCCGCTGCGCGGGTGTTTGAGATCCTCGAGTTCTTCGCCAGTCACCGACAGCCTGCCCGGCTGCACGAACTGGGCGCCGCGCTCGGCTATCCGGTTTCCAGCCTGACCGCGCTTTTGCGTACCATGCTGGACATGGGTTACATGACGCTCGATCCCGCGACCCATGCCTATCTCCCCGCGCCCCGGCTGCAGACGTTGACGGGCTGGATGCAGGTCGACGATTATGAGCAGACCGTGCTGTTCGATGCCCTGTGCCGTCTGCGCGAGGCTGCGGGCGAGCCGGTGGTGCTGGCCGCGCCCGCCGACCTGCATGTCGATTACGTCACCTCGCTGCACCGGCAGGAGGGGCGCAACACCCATATCCGCGCGGGCGACCGGCGGCTGATGGTGCAGAACGGCACCGGCTGGCTGATGCTGGCGCGCGCGCCGCGGCCGGTGGCGCTGCAGATCTACCGTCGCACCGTGGCCGAGGGGCTGATCTCGCCGCGCGACTACCCCCAGGCGGCCTTCGAGGCGGTGCTCGACGCCAATCGTGATACCGACGTGTCGATCCTGCACGCGCGCGACCTGCTGGACATTCCGACGCACCGCACGGTGCATTGGGATGCGTCTATGATGTCGACGCTGATCCCGGTGCCGCCGGGGCACGCACGCCCGCTGGGCATCGGGATTCATGGGCCGACGGAGCGCATATCACGCCGCGCGGATGAACTCTCCGAGCTGCTGCGCCGGACGTCGGCGGAGCTGGCGGCGCGCCTCGAAACCGTCTGA
- the pht3_2 gene encoding Phthalate 4,5-dioxygenase oxygenase subunit — protein MLTPEENEVLTRVTGDAPMAKLMRQHWTPVCLMEEVAENDGKPLRVEVLGESYVAFRDTKGRLGMLDELCPHRKASLVYGRNEDCGLRCLYHGWKMDVDGNVVAMSSEPEGSPLMDKVKARSYPVREWGGFVWAWLGDKTDMPEFQPPAFAPTEDTPVAILKIRVPANWAQIHEGQIDSAHSSSLHSSTMKPARVESAAADDKSWYRPSTDKSPRMQTETTSYGFHYAAIRKPIKNAATHHYLRITEFVAPYYSLIPPNNAYKVASVIVPINDDETAFHFLAFGGPKVPSTEEWRAFNHAVPGKDLDEKWRTLRTLDNDFKQDRELMKEGHFTGVPGIPNEDIIMWVSMGSRVQRHTDVLGASDLAIVEFRRLMTDAAQKVAEGGPAIGTASFALQSRIASHEGVYPKDVDWRTLVAHDPAEAAE, from the coding sequence ATGCTGACCCCCGAAGAGAACGAAGTCCTGACCCGCGTGACGGGTGACGCGCCGATGGCGAAACTGATGCGTCAGCACTGGACGCCGGTCTGCCTGATGGAAGAAGTGGCGGAGAACGACGGCAAGCCGCTGCGCGTCGAAGTGCTTGGCGAATCCTACGTCGCGTTCCGTGATACCAAGGGCCGTCTCGGCATGCTCGACGAGCTCTGCCCGCACCGCAAAGCCTCGCTGGTCTACGGTCGCAACGAGGATTGCGGCCTGCGCTGCCTGTACCACGGATGGAAGATGGATGTGGACGGCAACGTCGTCGCCATGTCGTCCGAGCCCGAGGGCAGCCCGCTGATGGACAAGGTCAAGGCCCGTTCCTACCCGGTGCGCGAATGGGGCGGTTTCGTCTGGGCGTGGCTCGGCGACAAGACCGACATGCCGGAGTTCCAGCCCCCCGCCTTCGCCCCAACCGAAGACACCCCGGTCGCCATCCTGAAGATCCGTGTCCCCGCCAACTGGGCGCAGATCCACGAAGGACAGATCGACAGCGCGCATTCCTCGTCGCTGCATTCATCAACGATGAAACCGGCCCGCGTGGAAAGTGCCGCAGCCGATGACAAATCGTGGTACCGCCCGTCGACCGACAAATCGCCGCGCATGCAGACCGAGACCACCAGCTACGGCTTCCACTACGCAGCGATCCGCAAGCCGATCAAGAACGCAGCAACGCATCATTACCTGCGCATCACCGAGTTCGTGGCGCCATACTACTCGCTGATCCCGCCCAACAACGCCTACAAGGTCGCCAGCGTCATCGTGCCGATCAACGACGACGAGACTGCGTTCCACTTCCTCGCCTTCGGCGGCCCGAAAGTGCCCTCGACCGAGGAATGGCGCGCCTTCAACCACGCTGTTCCGGGCAAGGACCTGGATGAGAAGTGGCGCACGCTTCGGACGCTGGACAACGACTTCAAGCAGGACCGCGAGCTGATGAAGGAAGGCCACTTCACCGGCGTTCCGGGCATCCCGAACGAGGACATCATCATGTGGGTGTCGATGGGCAGCCGCGTGCAGCGCCATACCGACGTGCTGGGCGCCTCGGACCTCGCCATCGTCGAGTTCCGCCGACTGATGACCGACGCCGCGCAGAAGGTGGCCGAGGGCGGCCCGGCGATCGGCACCGCGAGCTTCGCGCTGCAGTCGCGCATCGCCTCGCACGAGGGGGTCTATCCCAAGGATGTCGACTGGCGCACGCTGGTCGCCCATGACCCGGCCGAAGCGGCCGAGTGA